A single genomic interval of Koleobacter methoxysyntrophicus harbors:
- a CDS encoding sugar phosphate nucleotidyltransferase, translating to MKAVVVAAGEGSRMRMTAGKEPFPKPLLPLLGLRIIERVFLAARKAGIKEFVVVIGYRGDEIRRYLGDGSKWGLKIQYAFNEHWLNGNGYSLLAAKPYLESENRFLLLMADHIFEPNLLKHFLQFTDDEIKKVQSDKNLHFLAVDACPEKVTDLEEATKVYTRAGKIIALGKEIKDFNGVDCGIFNFGAGIFETVEKSLKDSGGSLSEALQLVVKTGNLRPFEFKNYYWHDIDQKKDLQQARQKLLQHLLPKKDGIVSRYFNRPISLTITSVLANLSATPNIISFFSFSLCLLGGVLFALGYPLAGGLLAQLASIIDGVDGEIARLKFQESLFGAYLDSILDRYGDAALIGGLTAGSLLGGASSPSFVLIMGFLALTASPLSMLAKEKYANLTGKTYNPLELDGYLRYFPFNRDGRLALIMLGGVFNQLTATLLLLALLTNLQAIYRLFVVRQNLG from the coding sequence ATGAAGGCCGTAGTTGTTGCAGCAGGGGAAGGCAGCAGGATGCGGATGACTGCCGGAAAGGAGCCCTTCCCAAAACCTCTCCTTCCCCTTCTCGGCCTAAGAATTATTGAAAGGGTTTTTCTTGCCGCTCGAAAGGCCGGAATTAAAGAATTTGTGGTTGTAATCGGTTATCGGGGCGATGAAATTCGCCGATATCTGGGAGATGGGTCAAAATGGGGCCTTAAAATTCAGTATGCCTTTAATGAACACTGGCTAAATGGTAACGGCTATTCCCTTTTAGCAGCAAAACCGTACTTAGAATCTGAAAATCGGTTTCTTTTATTGATGGCCGACCACATTTTTGAGCCGAATCTGCTTAAACATTTTTTACAGTTTACCGACGACGAAATTAAAAAAGTCCAAAGTGATAAAAACCTTCACTTTTTAGCGGTCGATGCCTGCCCTGAAAAGGTGACTGACTTAGAAGAGGCTACAAAGGTTTATACCCGTGCGGGAAAAATTATCGCCCTGGGAAAAGAAATAAAAGACTTTAATGGTGTAGACTGCGGCATCTTCAACTTCGGGGCCGGCATTTTTGAAACAGTAGAAAAATCTTTAAAGGATAGTGGAGGCAGCCTGAGTGAAGCCTTACAGCTCGTAGTGAAAACTGGAAACCTGAGGCCTTTTGAATTCAAAAATTATTACTGGCATGATATTGATCAGAAAAAAGACCTGCAGCAGGCAAGACAGAAACTCCTGCAGCACCTGTTACCCAAAAAAGACGGAATAGTTTCCCGCTATTTTAACCGCCCAATTTCTCTAACCATAACTTCTGTGCTGGCAAATCTTTCTGCCACGCCCAACATTATATCTTTTTTCAGTTTTTCCCTCTGTCTGTTGGGAGGAGTATTGTTTGCATTGGGATACCCTTTGGCCGGCGGTTTGTTGGCACAGCTGGCTTCCATTATAGATGGGGTTGACGGGGAAATTGCCCGTTTAAAGTTTCAGGAAAGCCTGTTCGGTGCATATCTTGATTCAATCCTTGACCGTTATGGAGATGCTGCCCTTATCGGGGGGCTTACAGCCGGAAGTTTGTTAGGAGGAGCCTCTTCTCCGTCTTTTGTTCTTATAATGGGATTCTTAGCCTTAACAGCTTCTCCGCTTTCAATGCTGGCTAAAGAAAAGTATGCAAACCTAACGGGAAAAACGTATAATCCTTTAGAACTTGACGGTTATTTGCGCTATTTCCCTTTTAATCGCGATGGCAGGCTGGCACTAATAATGCTGGGAGGCGTGTTTAACCAGCTTACAGCCACTCTCTTACTGCTGGCTTTGTTAACCAATTTGCAGGCAATATACCGTTTATTCGTAGTCCGGCAAAACCTGGGGTAG
- a CDS encoding NAD/NADP-dependent octopine/nopaline dehydrogenase family protein, protein MNAEIREDIKFAVVGAGNGGCAMAAHLALMGFKVNLYNRSEYRLKDIKKTGGIHLEGAVSGFGRLDKITTDIEEAIRDVDIIMITTPATGHRNIAKMAAPFLQEDQIIVLNPGRTGGALEFKNIIKQTGVRKEVIISEAQTFIYACRIVGPARVKIFSIKDRVDVAAIPAYKTRKVVEKLSCAYPQFHAAESVLETSLNNIGAIFHPAPTLLNSARIETTEGDFQYYIDGISPAVASVIEKIDRERIKVANALKVKAVSALEWLKFTYGSEGNSLYEAIQNTKAYKGLKAPDTVHVRYIFEDVPESLVPIASFGRIAGVPTPVIDSVIEMASAMHNINYWEKGRTAEKLGLKGLSVDQIHQLVLEGEVVIPQRGIAEGEAQGAEGDVVA, encoded by the coding sequence ATGAATGCAGAAATAAGAGAAGACATAAAGTTTGCCGTTGTAGGAGCGGGAAATGGCGGATGTGCAATGGCTGCACACCTGGCATTAATGGGTTTCAAGGTCAATTTATATAATAGAAGTGAATATAGACTAAAGGATATTAAAAAAACCGGAGGCATTCATCTTGAAGGTGCAGTTAGCGGTTTTGGCCGGTTAGATAAAATAACTACTGATATTGAAGAAGCTATCAGGGATGTTGATATAATTATGATTACAACCCCCGCTACAGGTCATAGGAATATAGCTAAAATGGCAGCACCTTTCCTCCAGGAAGACCAGATAATAGTTTTAAATCCGGGGAGGACTGGGGGAGCCCTTGAGTTCAAGAATATTATAAAACAAACGGGGGTAAGAAAAGAAGTAATAATTTCGGAAGCCCAGACATTTATTTACGCCTGCCGTATTGTAGGCCCCGCGAGGGTAAAGATTTTCAGCATTAAAGACAGGGTCGATGTAGCGGCAATTCCCGCCTATAAGACCCGTAAAGTAGTAGAAAAATTATCCTGTGCCTATCCCCAGTTTCATGCAGCAGAGAGCGTACTGGAAACCAGCCTGAACAATATAGGGGCAATATTCCATCCTGCACCGACTCTTTTGAATTCAGCCCGTATAGAGACTACGGAAGGGGATTTTCAGTACTATATTGACGGCATTTCACCTGCGGTAGCATCTGTGATTGAAAAAATAGACCGGGAAAGGATTAAAGTCGCTAATGCTCTAAAGGTAAAAGCCGTATCGGCTCTGGAATGGCTTAAATTCACATACGGTTCTGAAGGCAATAGCTTATATGAAGCGATTCAAAATACAAAGGCGTACAAAGGCTTAAAGGCCCCTGATACCGTTCATGTGAGGTACATTTTTGAAGATGTTCCGGAGAGTCTGGTTCCCATCGCTTCTTTCGGAAGGATTGCAGGAGTTCCCACACCGGTTATAGATTCCGTTATCGAGATGGCAAGTGCGATGCACAATATTAATTACTGGGAAAAGGGGAGAACGGCCGAAAAGCTGGGATTGAAAGGTTTAAGTGTAGATCAAATACACCAGCTGGTTCTGGAAGGAGAAGTTGTCATTCCCCAAAGAGGCATTGCAGAAGGTGAAGCTCAAGGCGCAGAAGGGGATGTTGTAGCATAG
- a CDS encoding metal-dependent hydrolase, whose amino-acid sequence MDPITHAAAGIGLASLSGSKFSICNPLYISSLIASIAPDLDILYRFKGEIAYLKNHRGFSHSIPGLLCTAVLTTALLNIFYPDFSPGLIFLWAVIGALSHTALDLFNSYGVKIFLPFSRRNYSFNLLLIFDPVLMVVFLSLFYLSNSANLSLYSIPVPIGFLLAYLLFRVYVQQRIKAYLGLKYRKRNVSDIIVFPSLFSLFTWNFILETPEEYLIGEIKTYPRGFGLLRKLKKRAVKRNIIDKALNSKLGRLFKEFTPYFYVYSFEKNGMHFVKFLDLRYFNGSDFLHTATAVFDDSFKLIDSIFHPFRKNNNIRIVDETLEFANQSQ is encoded by the coding sequence ATGGACCCAATTACCCATGCTGCAGCCGGAATCGGCCTCGCTTCTCTCTCAGGAAGTAAATTTTCTATATGCAATCCCCTTTACATTAGCTCTTTGATCGCTTCTATAGCCCCTGACCTAGATATACTTTACAGGTTCAAAGGGGAAATAGCCTATTTAAAAAATCACCGGGGTTTTTCCCATTCGATCCCGGGGCTGCTGTGCACTGCAGTGCTTACAACAGCATTGCTGAATATTTTCTACCCCGATTTTTCGCCCGGTTTGATATTCCTGTGGGCTGTGATAGGTGCCTTATCCCATACTGCCCTTGACCTGTTCAATTCTTATGGTGTTAAAATCTTTCTGCCTTTTTCACGGAGGAATTATTCATTCAACCTGCTGCTGATCTTTGACCCTGTTTTGATGGTTGTGTTCCTGTCTTTGTTTTATTTGTCAAATTCCGCAAATCTTTCGCTTTATTCTATTCCGGTCCCAATAGGTTTTTTACTCGCCTATTTGCTTTTTAGGGTTTATGTTCAGCAAAGGATTAAAGCCTATCTGGGGCTTAAATATAGAAAACGAAACGTATCAGATATAATAGTTTTCCCTTCGCTTTTCAGCCTTTTTACCTGGAATTTTATTTTAGAAACACCTGAAGAATACCTTATAGGGGAAATAAAAACATACCCCAGAGGTTTCGGTTTATTGAGAAAATTAAAAAAGAGAGCTGTAAAGAGGAATATCATTGATAAGGCTCTAAATTCTAAATTAGGCAGGCTGTTCAAGGAGTTTACACCATATTTTTATGTTTACAGCTTCGAAAAAAACGGAATGCATTTTGTAAAATTCCTGGACCTTCGTTATTTTAACGGAAGTGATTTTCTCCATACGGCCACTGCCGTATTCGACGACAGCTTCAAACTTATAGATTCCATATTCCATCCCTTTAGAAAAAATAATAACATAAGGATTGTCGATGAAACTCTTGAATTTGCAAATCAAAGCCAGTAA
- a CDS encoding DUF6485 family protein yields the protein MASCTNSQKNLKGCTCTYEPCSRKGNCCECVAYHRRNGEIPGCFFPEEAERTYNRSIDYFVKYHKSLG from the coding sequence ATGGCATCCTGCACAAATTCTCAAAAAAATCTTAAAGGGTGTACGTGCACCTATGAACCCTGCAGCAGAAAAGGAAACTGCTGCGAATGTGTAGCATACCACAGAAGAAACGGTGAAATCCCCGGCTGTTTTTTCCCTGAAGAAGCAGAAAGGACTTACAACCGTTCTATAGATTACTTTGTAAAATACCATAAAAGTTTAGGCTAG
- the gyaR gene encoding glyoxylate reductase: MKFNVYITRKIPDEGVKLIKDIAEIRVWEGQLPPPKDVLLKEIKDADGLLALLTDKIDSEVIEAGERLKVISNYAVGYDNIDIGAATQKGVMVTNTPGVLTETTADLAFALMMACARRIVEADKFVRTGRWKTWEPMLLLGRDIYGSTLGLAGAGRIGTAVARRAAGFGMKILYYNQSRNEKIEKELGAELVSFDRLLEQSDFISIHLPLTHETKHLFNKSAFEKMKHGSILINTARGAIVEESALYEALKAGKLAAAGLDVMDPEPPFTDNPLLKLDNVVLAPHIGSASIATRTRMAVMAAENLVAALKGKIPPNLVNRVLIDR, encoded by the coding sequence GTGAAATTTAACGTATACATAACCAGGAAAATTCCCGATGAAGGGGTGAAATTAATAAAAGATATTGCCGAAATCAGGGTATGGGAAGGGCAGCTGCCGCCGCCTAAAGATGTTCTTTTAAAGGAAATAAAGGATGCAGACGGCCTGCTTGCCCTCCTTACCGATAAAATCGATTCAGAGGTAATAGAGGCCGGGGAGAGATTAAAGGTCATCAGCAATTATGCGGTGGGGTATGATAATATAGATATCGGAGCAGCCACACAAAAGGGAGTCATGGTAACCAATACCCCGGGGGTGCTTACAGAGACAACGGCTGATTTGGCCTTTGCCCTTATGATGGCCTGTGCACGGCGAATAGTGGAAGCAGACAAGTTCGTAAGAACGGGAAGATGGAAGACGTGGGAACCCATGCTCCTGCTGGGGAGGGATATATACGGTTCTACCCTGGGGCTGGCAGGGGCCGGCAGGATAGGAACGGCTGTCGCCAGAAGGGCGGCAGGATTCGGCATGAAAATCCTTTACTACAATCAAAGCAGGAATGAGAAAATCGAGAAGGAATTGGGAGCAGAGCTCGTTTCCTTTGACAGGCTTCTGGAACAATCTGATTTTATCAGCATTCACCTGCCACTGACCCACGAGACAAAACACTTATTTAACAAATCCGCCTTTGAGAAGATGAAACATGGTTCGATTCTGATTAATACTGCAAGGGGGGCAATAGTTGAGGAGTCGGCCCTTTATGAAGCACTCAAGGCGGGAAAACTGGCAGCTGCAGGCCTAGATGTAATGGACCCCGAACCGCCGTTTACTGATAACCCGCTGTTAAAGCTGGATAATGTAGTTTTGGCACCCCATATAGGGAGTGCCAGTATAGCAACGAGAACGAGGATGGCAGTTATGGCAGCCGAAAATCTGGTTGCTGCCTTAAAGGGGAAGATACCGCCCAATTTAGTAAATCGGGTACTTATCGACAGGTGA